The following nucleotide sequence is from Pseudomonas sp. S09G 359.
TGCCTCGATCCAGTCGAGCCTGGCGTTGCGCGAAGTGAAGGCCACGAGCCGGGTGGCGATTGCGAAGCGACAGGCTTAGATAAACCGCAATATTTTGCGACAGGTGCTCGGCCACGAAAAAATAATGGCAAAATGCCTTATTTGATCGCACGCAAGGAGCGACTGTGACACACGTTCTGACCCCCTCGGACACCCTCCGCGAGACCACACCCTCCCCCTCAAACTTCCGCTTCTTCAGACGCCTCGGAATGTTTGTGGTGGCGGCACTGGTCTTCACCCTGGCCCCCGTTCCGGGCCTCTTGCTGACGCCGCCAGAGGCGCAGCATTACTCGATGTTCATCACCAATCTCGGCGTGATTGCAGTGTTGCTGTCGGGCCTGTTCGTGCTGCAGCACCGGCGCAACCTCGCCGCGACGTTTTACGGCAAGCGCATCCGCCAACCCTTGCGCCTGGGCGCGATCAGCGTGATTGCCTTGTATGCGTTGTGCGGGTTGGCCGTGATCGTGATGAACCAGCCGCGTGAAGCGTTCATGGCAGACCTGTTCAGTGGCCTGACCCAGGGGCAAACCCTGATCAAACTCGGCGCGTTGATCATCCTGCCGCCCATCGCCGAAGAACTGATGATGCGTCACTACCTGCTACGCCTGTTTCCCTATGAGCGCAGTGTGGTCTGGAAGTGGGTCGCGATTATCGTGACGTCAGCCTTGTTCACCAGCCTGCACACCCAATACGGCAGCTCGATCACATTGGCATTGATCTTCGTGATCGGTTGCCTGTTCGCATGGGCGCGGATTGCCAGCGGTGGTTTGCTGGTGCCTATCCTGCTGCACATGCTCGCGGAAGTGCTGGGTTCGAGCCTGGATTGGACCTGGGCGTGGGCCGGGTTTTACGGCTGATCCAGCCTCCGCCCTAAGGGCGCGACACACCCGATGTTCGCGCCCTTCACCGGCAAAGATGGCAAAACGCCTGCCCTCAAGATGTGAAAAATTCGTTAACTGATTCTTCCCAAAGGCTTTTTTTATACGAAAGATTACGGCAGATTAACGCGAATAATTATCATCATCTTTATTATTCGCCATGGACGGTACTTCGGGGAGAGTCCGTTCCATGTCCGTGCAACAACATGCCGCTAAAGGTTTTACACCCAGCCTGATCGCGTTGGCTGTGTGCCTCGCCACTTCACCTGCGGCCTTCGCCGCTGATGCCGAAGCCCCGGCAACCACGATTGAACTGGGCGCCACCCAGGTCTCCGGCGAGCAGCAGCTTGGCGAGACCACCGAAGGCACGCAGTCCTACACCACGGGCGCAATGAAGACCGCGACCAAGCTGCCCCTTACCCTGCGTGAAACCCCACAGGCCGTCACCGTGATTACCCGCCAGCGTATGGATGACCAGGCCATGACCAGCATCAACGATGTGGTCAACGCCACGCCAGGGTTGTTCCTCAACTACTCCAACGGCCCTGGCCGCGAGTCCTACACCTCGCGCGGGTTCGACATCGACAACCTGATGTACGACGGCATCCCCAGCGGCTATAACGGCGTGTCGGTGGGCGCCCAGCCCAACCTGGCAATGTTCGATCGTGTCGAAATCGTACGCGGTGCCACCGGCCTGGTGACCGGCGCGGGCAACCCTTCGGCCGCCATCAACCTGGTGCGCAAGCGGCCGCTGGACGAGCAGAAAGTCACCCTGACCGGCTCCGCCGGCACTTGGGAAGATTACCGTGGCGAGCTGGACGCCTCCAGCCCGCTGAACGACAGCGGCACCTTGCGCGGCCGGGTGGTTGCCTCTTACGGCGATGCCAACAGCTTTATCGATGACGTCGAGTCGTATCATGGCCTGTTCTACGCCGTCACCGAAGCCGACCTGAGCGAAGACACCAGCCTGACCCTCGGTTTCTCCAACCAGAAGGACAAGACCAACTACTTCTGGGGCTCCTCGATGATCGGCCAGGATGGCCACCACCTGAACCTGCCACGCTCCTACAACCCAGGCACCGACTGGGAAAACAAGGACCAGGAGATCAACACGGTATTCGCCGAGCTGCGCCAGCGCCTGGCCAACGACTGGAAACTCCAGGTCAACGCCAACTACGCCCAGCAGAACGCGCTGTTCTCTGGTTCCTATCAGTCGCGCTGGGTCGCCAACACGCTGGCCCGTACGGTCTACCAGGCGTCCTACGATGAAGACCAGGCCGGCATCGATGCCTTCGCCAGCGGCCCGTTCCAGGCGTTCGGGCGTACCCATGAACTGGTGGTGGGCGCCAGCCGGCGCATCTACGACATGACCACCCACAACTACAGCCCGTATAACCTCAACTGGCCGCTCACGGCGGGCAAGCCGGACTTCGTGCACACCACCAACGACCGTGAGGTCACCACCCAGGACGGTGTTTACGTGACCACGCGGCTGAGCCTGGCCGACCCATTGAAGCTGATCCTCGGCGCGCGCCTGGACTGGTATGACTACGACGCCCATGGCAGTAACGACGGCGATTACCATGTGACCCGCAACCTCACCCGCTACGCCGGCTTGATCTACGAGCTGGACGACAACCATTCGGTCTATGTCAGCTACAGCGATATCTTCACGCCGCAGACGGCCAAGGACACCTCGGGCACCCCGCTCAAGCCGATCGTCGGCAAGAACTATGAAGTCGGCATCAAGGGTGAATACCTCGGCGGTGCGTTGAATGCCAGCGTGGCGTTGTTCAACGTCGACCAGGAAAACCGCGCCGTGTCGGTGATCGTCGCAAACTGCCCGCAGGCCTCTTGCTCTGAAGCCTCCGGCAAGGTGCGCAGCCAGGGTATCGACTTCGAACTGCAAGGCGCGTTGACCGAGAACTGGCAGGTCGGCGGTGGTTATACCTACGCGCGTACCCACACCATCAAGGACGAGGCCAACCCGCAGTTGGTCAACAAGCAACTCGACACGGATACCCCGGAGCAACTGTTCAAACTGACCACCAGCTACCGCTTCCAGGGCGCGCTGGAACGGCTGCGTGTCGGCGGCAACATGTCGTGGCAGAGCCGCATGTACAACGACGTCAAGCTGGCCGATGGCAGCACCTACCGACTCAAACAGGGTTCCTACGCGATCACCGACCTGATGGCCGGCTACAAGGTCAACGACCACCTGGACCTGCAGGTCAATGCCAATAACATCTTCGACCGTCGTTATTACAATGCCATTGCCAGCGACGTGAGCTATGGCGGTGACAGCTACGGCAACCCACGCAACATGATGCTGACGGCCAAGTACAGCTTCTAAAAAAGCAGGGTGGCGAGGGAGCTTGCTCCCGTTGGGCCGCGAAGCGGCCCCGCTCTTTGTGTAGAAGAATGGGACTGCTGCGCAGTCCAACGGGAGCAAGCTCCCTCGCCACAGGTACGGTGTTCGCCTTTAACTGATTGGCATGACGACAAGGTCCGCCGCACATTCCCCCCGCCTAAAGTCGCTCCCACACGCGCCGATAGCCTATTGGCGTTCTTGAACCCACATAACGCCTGATTCCTGCTTTGCTCGGTACTGGCGCGCCGTAGTGGCACGCCGCATGCTTTGTTCCTGGTCCGTCCTCATGGAGTAAGAGTCAATGCCCGCACGCACGCGTTTTAGGGAGCATTACCGCAAGGCCGACCGCATCATGCTGGCGTTGATCTGGCTGATGTTTGGGTTCTCTGTGGGCCTGGCGTTCTGGCACGACACCTTGCTGCAGGCGATCATCGTCGGCGGCGGCACCAGCCTGGTGCTCACCGCGCTGTACCGTGCCATCGGCGGCACTCGCGTGATGCGCTGTGCACTGGGCGCAGGCCTGATGGTCATGGCCGCGTTGCATATCAACCAGGCCCAGGGCGTGATCGAATCGCACTTCGGGATTTTCGCCCTGCTCGCGGTACTGACGTTCTACCGTGACTGGCTGCCGATCCTGGTGGCGGCACTGACCATCGCCGCGCACCACGTGGTGTTCCACGCGTTGCAGCATCAAGGTTTGCCGGTGTTTGTGATGGAGCATCATGGCGGCTGGGGCATGATTTTCGTGCACGCCTTCTACGTGGTAATG
It contains:
- a CDS encoding CPBP family intramembrane glutamic endopeptidase, giving the protein MFVVAALVFTLAPVPGLLLTPPEAQHYSMFITNLGVIAVLLSGLFVLQHRRNLAATFYGKRIRQPLRLGAISVIALYALCGLAVIVMNQPREAFMADLFSGLTQGQTLIKLGALIILPPIAEELMMRHYLLRLFPYERSVVWKWVAIIVTSALFTSLHTQYGSSITLALIFVIGCLFAWARIASGGLLVPILLHMLAEVLGSSLDWTWAWAGFYG
- a CDS encoding TonB-dependent siderophore receptor gives rise to the protein MSVQQHAAKGFTPSLIALAVCLATSPAAFAADAEAPATTIELGATQVSGEQQLGETTEGTQSYTTGAMKTATKLPLTLRETPQAVTVITRQRMDDQAMTSINDVVNATPGLFLNYSNGPGRESYTSRGFDIDNLMYDGIPSGYNGVSVGAQPNLAMFDRVEIVRGATGLVTGAGNPSAAINLVRKRPLDEQKVTLTGSAGTWEDYRGELDASSPLNDSGTLRGRVVASYGDANSFIDDVESYHGLFYAVTEADLSEDTSLTLGFSNQKDKTNYFWGSSMIGQDGHHLNLPRSYNPGTDWENKDQEINTVFAELRQRLANDWKLQVNANYAQQNALFSGSYQSRWVANTLARTVYQASYDEDQAGIDAFASGPFQAFGRTHELVVGASRRIYDMTTHNYSPYNLNWPLTAGKPDFVHTTNDREVTTQDGVYVTTRLSLADPLKLILGARLDWYDYDAHGSNDGDYHVTRNLTRYAGLIYELDDNHSVYVSYSDIFTPQTAKDTSGTPLKPIVGKNYEVGIKGEYLGGALNASVALFNVDQENRAVSVIVANCPQASCSEASGKVRSQGIDFELQGALTENWQVGGGYTYARTHTIKDEANPQLVNKQLDTDTPEQLFKLTTSYRFQGALERLRVGGNMSWQSRMYNDVKLADGSTYRLKQGSYAITDLMAGYKVNDHLDLQVNANNIFDRRYYNAIASDVSYGGDSYGNPRNMMLTAKYSF